The genomic DNA CGCGCTTCACCGGGGACGCGGTCGGCATCTCCGGCACGGTCGCCTTCATCTCGCTGATCTTCTGGGCGTACCTGCTCGGCGGCCTGGGCGCGCTGCTCGCCATCCCGGCGACACTCTTCCTCAAGTCGACGCTGCTCGACAATTCGGTGCCCGCGAGCTGGCTGAGCGCGCTGATCAGCAGCTCGCCCAAGAAGGACCAGCCCCAGACACCGCGCAAGCTCGCCGGCGCGAGCGCGCAGGAGCGGCCGGCGAAGACCTAGGCCCAACGGGCCGCGGCGTCACCGAGCTCGCGCAGCCGGGTGACCATGGCGTCGGGGTCGTCGGCGGCGAACACCGCCGACCCCGCCACCAGCGCGTCCGCCCCGGCCTCGACGCAGCGCTCGACCGTCTCCACGGAGACGCCGCCGTCGACCTGCAGCCACACGTCACCGCCCGACTCGCTGATCAGCTGGCGGGCCCGGCGGATCTTGGGCAGGCAGAGGTCGAGGAAGGACTGCCCGCCGAAGCCGGGCTCGACCGTCATGACCAGGACCATGTCGAGCTCGCCGAGCAGGTCGGCGTACGGCTCGACCGGCGTCGCCGGCTTGAGGGCCATGCCGGCCCGGGCGCCGCGCTCCCGCAGCTCGCGGGCCAGGCGCACGGGCGCGGCGGCGGCCTCGACGTGGAAGGTCACCGACTCCGCGCCGGCCTCGGCGTACTGCGGTGCCCACCGGTCCGGGTCGGAGATCATCAGGTGGATGTCGAGCATCTGGGCGGTCACCGAGCGGATGGCCTTGACCACCGGCAGGCCGAGGGTCAGGTTCGGCACGAAGTGAAGGTC from Microlunatus sagamiharensis includes the following:
- the rpe gene encoding ribulose-phosphate 3-epimerase yields the protein MPSILSADFANLQREIERIPSADALHVDVMDLHFVPNLTLGLPVVKAIRSVTAQMLDIHLMISDPDRWAPQYAEAGAESVTFHVEAAAAPVRLARELRERGARAGMALKPATPVEPYADLLGELDMVLVMTVEPGFGGQSFLDLCLPKIRRARQLISESGGDVWLQVDGGVSVETVERCVEAGADALVAGSAVFAADDPDAMVTRLRELGDAAARWA